The Kutzneria kofuensis genome includes the window GTCGCGGGCCGCCGCCACGCAGACGTAGCCGGCTCCGGCGCACACGCCCAGCGCGCCGATCCGGTCGGCGTCGACCGCCGGGTGGTTCGACAGGAAGTCGACCGCCGCCACGATGTCGGCGACCTTGCTCTCGGGCGACTCGAACTCCCGCGGCTGCCCGTCGGACTCGCCGTAGTGGCGGAAGTCGAAGGCCAGCGCGGTCAGGCCGCGGGCGGCCAGCTCGGCCGCGTACCGGCCGGCCATCTGCTCCTTGACGGTGGTCCAGGAACCGGCGACGACCGCCGCCGGTCCCCGCTCGCCCTCGTCTCGGCCGGCGATGTAGAGGGTGCCGCGGAGCACGCAGTCGCCGCTGGCGAACTCCACGGACTCGGTCCGGTATAGCTTGTCCACCACTGTTCCTCTCCTCGTGTGCGGGAAGCCCTCAGCCCAGCAGGGCACGGTTGCCCTCGGCCCAGGCCAGGTCGAAGGTGATCGCGCGGATGCGCCAGTCGCCGTCCTCGGCGGTCAGCTCGAACCGGAAGTCGCCGCCTATCCGCCAGACCGGGGCGCCCCGGTCGTTCGGCGCCTCGTGGGTGGACTGCACGGCCGCCACGACCGTGGCCGCCGTCGCGGTCCGCTCCTGGACGAGGTAGTTGGCGGTGAGATGCTGGGTCAGCCGGAACCGGCTGAGCCCGTCGCGCCAGCCGGCCACGAGCTCGGCGGCGGTCATCTCCTGCGGGCTGCCGCCGTAGAGGCTCGTGTAGTCCATGCGCACGGTCGGCGCGAAGACGGTCTCCAGGGCCGCCCACTCACGATGATCGGCGTGCCAGGCCATCCGGACGCAGGTCTCCAGGACGCAGGACACCGGACTACCCGGCCTCGCCGCGGATGGCCCGCAGGATCTCGGACGGATCGGTGTAGGACATCCAGCGCACGATCCGGCCGTCCCGGACGGTCAGCCACTGCACGAACTCGATCTCGAAGTCCTGGCCGGTCGCCTTCACGGTGGAGATCTCGTGGATCACGCCGGCGGCGTGCTCACCCTGGGCGATGACCCGCAGCACTTCCTCCCGCTTGACGTCGACCGTGTCGAGGAAGAGCCGGAACGACTCGCGCACCTGGTCGACGCCACGCCACGTGCCGATCCAGTTCATGTCGGTGTTGTAGCCGGGCACCGGGATGTAGTTGACGAACTCGACGTCGTCGGCCATCAGCGCCAGCGCGCCCTCGCCGTCGCCGGAGGTCAGCCGCTCGAACCACTGTCGGGCCACGATCTCGGTCGTGGCAGTCTGCTCTGCCGTGGACATCGCCCCTCCGCAGGATATTTCCGCCAAAAAAGGAATGGGACCCGATCCGGAATCGATAACCGGTTCACTTACATCGGGTACCAGTAGAGCCCAGGTCCGCCGAACCGACAACGCGGGCGACTCGACTTGTCGAAGTCACCGATGCCGCCTCGTTCGCGCTGTTGGCGGCGTTGCCGGCAACTAGGCTCGGTCGTGCCGAACCGCAATGAATGGAGAGCGTTCGATGTCGAATTCCGAGACCGACCGCGCGGCGATCGTCGAAACGTGCACCCGAATGGCCTGGCTGGCCGACCAGCGCAGGTGGGAAGAACTGGTCGAGCAATTCACGGACGACGTCGCGGTCGACTACACCAGCCTCAACGGCGGGGCCCCGGTCCGCGTCCGCGGGCGCGACCTGGTCGCCGGATGGCGCGCCGGCCTGTCCGGCTTCGACGCCACCCAGCACCTGGTCAGCAACCACCTCGTCGCCATCGACGGCGACACCGCCGTGGTCACCGCCGCGTTCCAGGCCACCCACGTGCTGCCCAACCAGCGGGGCGGTCCGATCTGGCGGATCGGCGGAGACTATCGATACGAACTGGTGCGGGCCGACGGCTGGCGGATCAGCGCGGTCACCATGACGATGACCTGGTCGGAGGGCAATTTCGACCTGCTCGCACTGGCCGCGTCGGCCGGCGAGTCCGATGCCGGGGCGGTCCGGTGAACCCATGCCTTTCGGTTATCGGTCGGCCCGAATCATGCCTTGGACGGCGCGACCGCGATCTTCCTACGCTACGGCCATGACCTCGCATTCGGGCGGGGACGCCCGCATTTCCGAGCATGCCTCGGCCGTCGCGAAATCCCGCGGCCCGGTCCTGCTCCTCATCCTCGGCGCGCAGTTCGTGGTGATGGTCGACGCCTCCATCGTGAATGTGGCGTTGGCCCGCGTGCAGTCCTCGCTCGGCTTCTCCCCCGCCGGGGTGCAGGCCGTCGTCACCGCCTACGCCACCGCCTTCGGCGGCGCGCTGATCCTGGGCGGGCGGATCGGCGATCTGGTGTCGCACCGCCGGATGTTCCTGATCGGCATGGCCGGGTTCGTCCTCACCTCCGCAGCCTGCGGGCTGGCCCAGGACCCGACGCAACTGGTGATCGCCCGCGCGGCGCAGGGACTGACCGCCGCGCTGCTGGCCCCGGCCGCGCTGGCGCTGCTGACGACGCGTTTCGCCGAGGGGCCGGCGCGCAACCGGGCGCTGAGCCAGTTCGCCGCGATCTCCGTGCTCGGCTTCGTCGGTGGCCTCGTCCTCGGCGGCGTCCTCGTCGACGCGTTCGGCTGGCGGGCGGTGTTCGCCATCAACGTGCCCGTCGGCGTGACCGCCGTCATCGCGGGAATTCGGGCGCTGCCACCAGCGGCGCGCGTCCCGACCCGGGTGGACGTGCTCGGCGCCGTGCTGGTGACGGGCGCGGTGGCCCTGATCGTCTACGCCCCGTCCCGAGGCTCCGAGAGCGGCTTCGCCTCACCGGGCTTCATCCTGCCGCTCGCGGCCGGCGTGGTGGCGTTGGCGCTGTTCGTGTTCTGGGAACGCCGCGCGAAGGTTCCCTTGGTACGCCTGGGAATGCTACGGTCACGACAGCTGCGCACAGCCAACCTGGTCATGCTGACCTCGGGGGCGATGAACGGCGTGGGGTTCCTGCTCAGCGCGCTGTACCTGCAGAACGGACTCGGCTTCTCCCCCGCGCTGGCCGGCCTGGGCATCGCGCCGATGGGTCTGGTCGGGATCGTGGTGGGCATGCTGGGCAGCCGAGTCCTCGGCCGGCTGGGCGTGCGGATCACGACCACGCTGGCCACCGGATTGTCCGCCGTGGCGGTGGCGCTGCTCGCGCTGAGCATGGCCCCAGGCGGGCACTATCCGTTGCTGCTGGTCGGGCTGATCGTGATGGGGCTGGGATTTCCCTTGATGTCGGCCAGTTCCCGGGTCGCGGCCAGCATGGGCGTCGCCGATGAGGAACAGGGACTGGCCGGCGGGCTGGGACAGACCTCGTTCCAGGTCGGCACGGCGCTCGGGGTGGCCGTCCTGCTCACCCTCGCCGTCGACCACAGCGCCGGGCTCGGGATTCCCGGACCGGCCGCGACCGTGGCCGGCTATCGGCTGGCCCTGCTGATGATGGCGGCGTTCGGCGCGGCGGTCGCCGTGCTCGCGGGCGTCGGACTGCGCCCGACAACCAGGGAGGAGACATGAGCGGCCGGCCAGCCCCGGCCGTAAACCGACCAACCCTCGAATTCGAAGAAGGTAACGCAGACCATGGAACTGCCCGAGGAAGTCACCGACGTATTCGAGCGCACCCTGTCCTGTGAGATGACCACCCTGTCCCGGACCGGCCCGGTCACCTGGCCCATGGTGGCCATGTGGAAGCCCGAGGACTCGGAGTTCGTCCTCGTCACCGGGGTCGCCCTGCCGCGCAAGCTGCACAACCTGCACCGGGACAACCGGATCGGCCTGCTGTTCTCCGACTTCACCGGCAGCGGGCTGGTGAACCCGCCGCAGGTGCTCGTGCAGGGCCGCGCGACCGTGCCCGACGAGTTGCTCACCATCGAGGGGCTGGAGGACTTCTGGGACTTCATCTTCCGCCGCCGCCCCAGTTTCGCCGACGAGTACGCCCTCGACACCGAACAACAGCAGCAGCTGCATCCCGGGCTGGTGTGGCGCATCCGCGTGACCGTGACACCCGAGCGGGTGTGGGCCTTCCGCCGTGACGGCGCCGGAACACAGAACCTGGAGCGTGTGGCATGAGCATCTGGTCCGAATTCGACGAGCACGCCCACGTGTACGCCCCCGGCGTGCTGTCCTTCATCGACACCGACGGCTTCCCGTTCAGCCTGCGCGTGCGAGCCCGGCAGGACCGTGAGGCCGGGGTCTTCCGCTTCCCGCTGCCCGAGGGCACGCCCGCGGTGGACGGGCCCGCGTGGTTGCTCTGGCACCACCACGACGCCCTGCTCGACGACCACCACGTCCTCGCGGTCAAGGGGAAGTTGGTTCAGGACGACGGAGAGTGGGCCGTGCGCCCGGACCGCGTGTTCGCCAGCGGCTACGGCGACATGAGCAAGATCGGCGAGCGCACCGAGGCCTACCTGGTCAGCCGCGGCATCACCGAGCGGCCGGAAATCCCTTGGGACGAGCTCAAGCGCATCGCCCTCAAGGCCAAGGAGGCATCGTGACCACTGTGGATGATCGCACCGCCGTCATCGAGGCGTGCACGCGTTTCGGCTGGTACATGGACATCCGCGACTGGGACCGGCTCACCGGCGTCTTCGACGACGAGGTCGAGTGGGGCGCCGAGGGCGCGAGCGAGAAGCAACCGGCCGCGGCCCTCGTCGACTCCTTCGTGAAGGTCTTCGACGGCGTGGACAGCACCCAGCACCAGATCACCGACCACCTGGTGGACGTAGAGGGGGACACCGCCGTGTGCACCACCCAGTACCGCGTCTACCACATCCGGACCGGCATCCTCGGCGATCCGGTGCTGATGAACGCCGGCCGCTTCCGGTTCGAGCTGGCCCGGCGGGACGGGACGTGGCGAGTGCGGGCGGTGATCATGACGCCGACGTGGAGCTCCGGCAGTATGGCTGTGCTGGGCGCGCCCGCGCGCCACGAGTAGCGGCGGTGGTGCGGGACGTCGTCGCGCTCAGGACGGGTCCGCGGTCCGCGCCGCCGACAACGCCACCGCGACGAAGTCCCGCAGCACCGGGTCGGCGCTGCCGCGCGGCCAGGCGATGACCAGCTCACCGGGCGACGCGTCGACGACCGGGTGGTACACGATGCCCGGCCGGCGATAGACCGTGGTGCTGGTCTCGGTGAGCAGGGCGATGCCCTGCCCAGCCGAGACGGCCTCGAACATGTCCTCGGCGTTGGTCACCTCGACCGCGATGGCCGGCCGCTCACCGAACTCGCCGGTGGCCAGCCAGAAGTCCCGCAGCGGCCCCGTCGACGCGGGCAGCGCGACGAACGCCTCGTCCCGCAGGTCCGCCAACGACACCTCGGTCCGGTCGGCCAGCCGGTGGTTCTCGGACAGCGCGACCCATCGCCGGTCGCGGCGCAGGGG containing:
- a CDS encoding nuclear transport factor 2 family protein, translating into MSCVLETCVRMAWHADHREWAALETVFAPTVRMDYTSLYGGSPQEMTAAELVAGWRDGLSRFRLTQHLTANYLVQERTATAATVVAAVQSTHEAPNDRGAPVWRIGGDFRFELTAEDGDWRIRAITFDLAWAEGNRALLG
- a CDS encoding pyridoxamine 5'-phosphate oxidase family protein, giving the protein MELPEEVTDVFERTLSCEMTTLSRTGPVTWPMVAMWKPEDSEFVLVTGVALPRKLHNLHRDNRIGLLFSDFTGSGLVNPPQVLVQGRATVPDELLTIEGLEDFWDFIFRRRPSFADEYALDTEQQQQLHPGLVWRIRVTVTPERVWAFRRDGAGTQNLERVA
- a CDS encoding nuclear transport factor 2 family protein, giving the protein MTTVDDRTAVIEACTRFGWYMDIRDWDRLTGVFDDEVEWGAEGASEKQPAAALVDSFVKVFDGVDSTQHQITDHLVDVEGDTAVCTTQYRVYHIRTGILGDPVLMNAGRFRFELARRDGTWRVRAVIMTPTWSSGSMAVLGAPARHE
- a CDS encoding nuclear transport factor 2 family protein; translated protein: MSNSETDRAAIVETCTRMAWLADQRRWEELVEQFTDDVAVDYTSLNGGAPVRVRGRDLVAGWRAGLSGFDATQHLVSNHLVAIDGDTAVVTAAFQATHVLPNQRGGPIWRIGGDYRYELVRADGWRISAVTMTMTWSEGNFDLLALAASAGESDAGAVR
- a CDS encoding MFS transporter, whose protein sequence is MTSHSGGDARISEHASAVAKSRGPVLLLILGAQFVVMVDASIVNVALARVQSSLGFSPAGVQAVVTAYATAFGGALILGGRIGDLVSHRRMFLIGMAGFVLTSAACGLAQDPTQLVIARAAQGLTAALLAPAALALLTTRFAEGPARNRALSQFAAISVLGFVGGLVLGGVLVDAFGWRAVFAINVPVGVTAVIAGIRALPPAARVPTRVDVLGAVLVTGAVALIVYAPSRGSESGFASPGFILPLAAGVVALALFVFWERRAKVPLVRLGMLRSRQLRTANLVMLTSGAMNGVGFLLSALYLQNGLGFSPALAGLGIAPMGLVGIVVGMLGSRVLGRLGVRITTTLATGLSAVAVALLALSMAPGGHYPLLLVGLIVMGLGFPLMSASSRVAASMGVADEEQGLAGGLGQTSFQVGTALGVAVLLTLAVDHSAGLGIPGPAATVAGYRLALLMMAAFGAAVAVLAGVGLRPTTREET
- a CDS encoding nuclear transport factor 2 family protein, producing the protein MSTAEQTATTEIVARQWFERLTSGDGEGALALMADDVEFVNYIPVPGYNTDMNWIGTWRGVDQVRESFRLFLDTVDVKREEVLRVIAQGEHAAGVIHEISTVKATGQDFEIEFVQWLTVRDGRIVRWMSYTDPSEILRAIRGEAG